In a genomic window of Styela clava chromosome 7, kaStyClav1.hap1.2, whole genome shotgun sequence:
- the LOC120329047 gene encoding chymotrypsinogen A-like isoform X1: MPPKPVPGRGRGDRGRGGNPTRGRGGIQGRQSKMRQSNQLLNPKTSTMQRGIVQRDQAGTSRGKLIGGVLSVIVVLGGIGAGVFMSTAASDESANSDLTINPTKASTTTTAVPKVTTTTTPPPPVVLDEKWIKARGECGRPRQKPNLGRIVGGTEAVKHSWPWQIGLLQYKRYDANTASVKAICGGSLVGPKYVISASHCFLNKKRTSVSKDKDRYRVLVGAHDKGRESHGAKMLEIESLHHHPDNNMATFTRLKQIPAHDITVIILKTIVDPNDISPMTGFVCLPQPKLRPHVGKNCWATGWGLTSGTGFDKVLKQVKQPVTSQSNCIKKYGGRKINYDVHVCAGPHKGNQGTCQGDSGGPLVCQYEDGAWVLHGDTSFGPKPCGSSPGVWAQVSYHMDFVCCVLRDYGPCKDMKCEMQ; this comes from the exons ATGCCGCCCAAACCAGTTCCAGGAAGGGGGAGAGGGGATAGAGGAAGAGGTGGTAATCCAACAAGAGGTAGAGGAGGTATTCAAGGCAGACAGTCCAAAATGAGACAGAGCAACCAACTTTTAAATCCTAAGACTTCAACTATGCAGAGAGGAATAGTTCAGAGAGATCAAGCAGGAACATCTCGTGGTAAACTTATCGGAGGTGTTTTAAGCGTAATCGTAGTTTTAGGAGGAATAGGCGCCGGAGTGTTCATGAGTACAGCTGCTTCTGATGAATCTGCTAACTCTGATCTAACAATAAATCCAACGAAGGCTTCTACTACAACTACAGCTGTTCCGAAGGTTACCACAACTACAACACCGCCACCACCTGTGGTATTAGATGAGAAATGGATCAAAGCTCGAGGGGAATGTGGGAGACCGAGACAAAAACCAAATCTCGGCAGAATTGTCGGTGGAACAGAAGCTGTCAAACATTCATGGCCATGGCAAATAGGACTTCTGCA ATACAAGCGATATGATGCAAATACAGCTTCCGTAAAAGCCATCTGTGGAGGAAGTCTTGTCGGTCCAAAATATGTTATATCAGCATCACAttgttttctgaataaaaaacgGACAAGTGTGAGCAAAGATAAAGATCGCTATAGAGTTTTGGTTGGTGCTCATGACAAAGGCAGAGAAAGTCATGGAGCAAA AATGCTTGAGATAGAATCACTGCATCACCATCCAGATAATAACATGGCAACATTCACAAGATTAAAGCAAATACCAGCTCATGACATTACAGTTATTATCTTAAAAACAATTGTGGATCCAAATGATATTTCACCCATGACAGGGTTTGTGTGTTTACCTCAACCCAAACTGAGGCCTCATGTCGGCAAGAA TTGCTGGGCGACCGGATGGGGATTAACCAGTGGCACAGGATTTGATAAAGTTTTAAAACAAGTTAAGCAACCTGTCACATCACAATCAAATTGCATCAAAAAATATGGAggcagaaaaataaattatgatgTTCATGTATGTGCAGGACCTCACAAAGGCAATCAGGGAACGTGCCAGGGGGACAGCGGTGGGCCTTTAGTATGTCAATATGAGGACGGTGCATGGGTTTTACACGGAGACACCAGTTTTGGTCCAAAACCCTGTGGATCTTCACCTGGAGTATGGGCCCAGGTTTCTTATCATATGGATTTTGTCTGCTGTGTCTTGAGAGATTATGGCCCTTGTAAAGATATGAAATGTGAGATGCAGTGA